The Treponema medium genome has a window encoding:
- the brnQ gene encoding branched-chain amino acid transport system II carrier protein: MKKGLRDCIIVGFALFAMFFGAGNLIFPPLLGFMTGSKWFITFIAFSITGICIPILGIFAMGKAGGDVQRFAGKVHPVFANVFGTVIMLGIGPLLALPRTAATTYEIGVLPFTTSLSPVISSIIFFTIVLIFSIKPSKVIDTIGKYLTPVLIIVLAAIVIRAFIAPLGPLENPPPQNFFLKGFLEGYQTMDALAAMLFATIIINNIKERGYSDRKSLLKINLSAGLIAAAGLLLVYGGLLHAGASASQVFPKNISRTALLINICASLWGQVGTAILSLSIAFACITTAIGLTATAGHFFKKLFNNKVSYEAIVIVVSVFSCWLANYGVENIIRYSVPLLEALYPVCILLTIMNLLDDYIPNRYYYVGGTVGTLLVSCLQAFASTEGIVNDFFRLFGAKPISFAGLAALLQKLPLSGIGVAWLIPAIIGAFLFGLLGGKGKAAKQIT, from the coding sequence ATGAAGAAAGGCCTTCGGGATTGTATCATTGTCGGCTTTGCACTCTTTGCAATGTTTTTCGGCGCAGGAAATCTTATTTTCCCGCCGTTGCTCGGTTTTATGACCGGCAGCAAATGGTTTATTACGTTTATTGCATTCTCTATTACCGGTATTTGTATTCCAATTTTAGGTATTTTTGCAATGGGAAAAGCGGGCGGCGATGTACAGCGTTTTGCCGGTAAGGTTCATCCCGTTTTTGCCAATGTGTTCGGTACCGTCATTATGCTGGGTATTGGGCCGTTGTTAGCGCTACCGCGGACAGCCGCAACCACGTATGAGATTGGTGTGCTTCCGTTTACCACCTCGCTCAGTCCTGTAATCAGTTCGATCATATTCTTTACTATTGTGTTGATCTTTTCGATTAAACCGTCAAAAGTAATCGATACCATCGGTAAATATTTAACACCGGTGCTTATCATTGTACTTGCCGCTATCGTTATTCGTGCTTTTATCGCGCCGCTCGGGCCGCTTGAAAATCCCCCTCCGCAGAATTTCTTCTTAAAGGGATTTCTGGAAGGATATCAGACAATGGATGCGCTGGCTGCTATGTTGTTTGCGACGATTATCATCAATAATATCAAGGAACGTGGGTATTCCGACCGAAAATCGCTGCTAAAGATCAATCTTTCTGCCGGATTAATCGCGGCGGCGGGATTGCTGCTGGTATACGGCGGATTACTGCATGCAGGAGCTTCTGCTTCACAGGTGTTTCCTAAAAACATCAGCCGCACGGCACTGTTGATCAATATCTGTGCGAGTTTATGGGGGCAGGTCGGAACGGCTATTCTGTCGCTTTCGATTGCGTTTGCTTGTATTACCACTGCAATCGGTTTGACTGCCACGGCTGGGCATTTCTTTAAGAAATTATTCAATAATAAGGTCTCTTATGAAGCGATTGTTATTGTCGTGTCGGTATTCAGCTGCTGGCTTGCCAACTATGGGGTAGAAAATATCATCCGCTATTCGGTGCCGCTTCTGGAAGCGTTGTATCCCGTTTGTATTCTTTTAACGATTATGAATCTTTTAGATGATTATATTCCAAACCGGTACTACTATGTGGGAGGGACTGTCGGTACGCTTTTAGTCAGCTGCTTGCAGGCTTTTGCCTCAACCGAAGGGATTGTAAACGATTTCTTCAGACTGTTCGGCGCAAAGCCCATATCATTTGCAGGGTTGGCTGCGCTGTTGCAAAAACTTCCGCTTTCAGGTATCGGGGTCGCATGGCTTATTCCGGCAATTATCGGTGCATTCTTGTTTGGATTGCTCGGCGGAAAAGGCAAGGCAGCAAAACAGATTACTTAA
- a CDS encoding methyl-accepting chemotaxis protein produces MEEHSVFKEPKLLFILNFLIFNGVFGLTFLYAWFAKIVPDGVLLRMFMNPAALLGLCATLSVPVLLYRNCMPIIQNWHSEHNGVDRANKALAVYSLTSIVVPFFLSSIVPVIALWWVGGRDWPMFVATALAAIGSMFFVSLFFFVVWLQKLEKYVKFLTLEKKHISLSYTQRGAAVGFALFVGISFLCVAPFVATLYNGRDVVFTLTYVMMPLLIVTIGGAIFINYTLYKGVNDEIETILRFTDKLAEGNFVAEPLEINRRDIFGLFVTRLNRFYDNTVELLRGVKTNTQTMGEAIGVLSVNTTESASSVHEISANIEGVKQQIISQAASVSETAATIEEIVRTIKQLNSSVEIQSESVAQSSSSIEQMAANIVSITQTLEKTDDVIKRLTSATADGKSTIVSSNKVTQKIAEASGGLIDASNVIQNIASQTNLLAMNAAIEAAHAGESGKGFAVVADEIRKLAEESSAQGKNITTTLKALGIEIESLTGSSKSVEDKFSIIFELSKQVNTMSAALMDAMQEQENGSKEVLSAIKDINAVTAEVRSGSVEMLKGGEQVAEEMQKLDSFTRFITDNMNEMASGAIEINRSVQEVNTVAQQGKGLVENLSNAVNKFKID; encoded by the coding sequence ATGGAAGAGCATTCAGTTTTTAAAGAGCCAAAGCTGCTTTTTATATTAAACTTTTTAATTTTTAACGGCGTGTTTGGATTAACGTTCTTGTATGCGTGGTTTGCGAAAATAGTACCGGATGGTGTGCTGTTGCGTATGTTTATGAACCCTGCGGCGTTATTAGGTCTTTGCGCAACATTATCGGTGCCGGTACTGTTATATCGCAATTGTATGCCGATCATTCAAAACTGGCATTCTGAACATAACGGTGTTGACAGAGCAAATAAAGCGTTAGCCGTATATTCATTGACAAGTATTGTCGTGCCGTTCTTCCTTTCAAGTATTGTACCGGTAATAGCCCTTTGGTGGGTAGGGGGGCGAGATTGGCCTATGTTTGTTGCAACGGCTTTAGCAGCAATCGGCAGTATGTTTTTTGTGTCTCTCTTTTTCTTTGTCGTTTGGCTTCAGAAGCTCGAAAAATATGTAAAGTTTTTAACACTTGAGAAAAAACATATTAGCCTGTCATATACACAGCGCGGTGCCGCCGTAGGCTTTGCGCTTTTTGTAGGAATTTCTTTTCTTTGTGTCGCTCCTTTTGTAGCAACTCTTTATAACGGCAGAGATGTCGTTTTTACCCTAACGTATGTTATGATGCCTTTATTGATCGTTACGATTGGGGGCGCTATTTTTATTAATTATACGCTCTATAAAGGTGTCAATGACGAAATAGAGACTATTCTTCGCTTTACCGATAAGCTTGCGGAAGGGAATTTTGTTGCCGAACCTCTTGAAATCAACCGCCGTGATATATTCGGATTATTTGTTACACGATTGAATCGTTTTTATGATAATACGGTCGAACTCCTCAGGGGCGTGAAGACGAATACGCAGACGATGGGTGAAGCTATCGGCGTGCTGTCGGTCAATACAACGGAGAGTGCAAGTTCCGTTCATGAAATCAGTGCAAATATTGAAGGTGTAAAGCAGCAAATAATATCACAGGCAGCGAGCGTGAGTGAAACGGCTGCCACTATCGAAGAAATTGTTCGAACTATTAAACAGCTTAATTCAAGTGTTGAAATACAGTCGGAAAGCGTAGCTCAGTCTTCCTCTTCTATAGAACAGATGGCGGCAAATATCGTGTCGATTACCCAAACACTTGAGAAGACGGACGATGTGATTAAACGGCTTACCTCCGCGACAGCTGATGGCAAGAGTACCATTGTAAGTTCGAATAAGGTAACACAGAAAATCGCGGAGGCTTCGGGTGGGCTTATCGATGCAAGCAATGTTATACAAAATATTGCAAGTCAGACTAACCTTCTTGCAATGAATGCTGCTATTGAAGCAGCGCATGCCGGAGAGTCTGGTAAGGGATTTGCGGTTGTTGCAGACGAAATTAGGAAGCTTGCAGAGGAATCCTCAGCTCAGGGTAAAAATATTACGACAACGTTGAAAGCGCTCGGTATTGAAATCGAGAGCCTAACGGGATCTTCAAAGAGTGTTGAAGATAAGTTTAGCATTATTTTTGAGCTTTCTAAACAAGTTAACACAATGAGTGCGGCTCTTATGGATGCAATGCAAGAGCAGGAAAACGGCAGTAAGGAAGTTTTATCGGCGATTAAGGATATCAATGCGGTTACTGCTGAGGTTAGAAGCGGTTCTGTGGAGATGCTCAAAGGAGGGGAACAAGTCG